A region of the Alligator mississippiensis isolate rAllMis1 chromosome 5, rAllMis1, whole genome shotgun sequence genome:
GAAGCTCCTACACCGCCACGATCCAGACTCACGAGCAACTCAAGTGGCTTGTGCTTTGGGTGGTGGCTCCTTTCATTTCACCAGTCACAACCACCAACGGGGCGCTTGATTGTTCTTTGCCTCTGACATCCAGGAAAAGTGGATCCAGCACTAGGACGGAGTCGACATCATCAATACATTTCTTATCACGGGCCCCACATCTAAACCCCTGGCTTTACTTCACCGAGGCGGAGCTGGACACCGTTGACCAGGGGCTGTACTGCACAAGGTAGATGTCACTACCTCCTCATAACTGGGATTTGATTAAAGACCCCAAGTGCGAGCTTGGTGAAGTCCCAACTATAGCTCACATCACAGGGTTGGTTTTAATCATTTTAATGGCTGCAATGCAGACCTGCACAAGGTTACTGATCATGCTTTGCAATGGATCTCACATCTAAAACTCACTCCAGCCGTACCCCTCAGTGCCGGTGTGTATTGGTTTATGGGTTGTTCTGTCATGTGGTTGCTGTACAGTAGtccatacaaataaataaaatcattgtTTCCTCATCTCGCTCGAATGCAAGGAGGCTGTTGCATGCCGTGCTTGTGATGGGGGCTCTTCCGGGCAGCAGTGTGAGCAGGCTAGCTGAAATAATGACCACTTTTCGAGGCAACACGGGTAGGTTGTGCCACCCTCTTGCGGTCTGCTTCATGTCTTGTGCTCACGGTCCCAGACTGTACCATCCACTTGTCCAGACAGAGCGGGAGCTACCGGCAGAGCGGCAGAAGGAGCTGCATTTGGGTGTGACGATGCTGATGTCCCCGGACGCCCGCAGACATTGTCACCGGGGCATGCAGACAGCATGCTCTCTTTGCGCTCCATGTTGAATCCTGCATGGTCcgtctccctctgtctctctcgGTAGCTTGTCTTTTTATTCCAGAGTTAGAAAGTAGGACAAGAACAAAGGAGACTCCTGGCCAATGCCCTGAAGAACCGGACCCACGCTGGGAGGCCTGATGGAGGGCAGAAGAGACCCTCACCTGGAGTGCTGAGCGGGGAGACGCCTGTTCAAGCTGTAGCACAGATCAGAAAAGCAGCCAGAGCAACCAAACCCAGCGCCGCTGAGTGTGACAGCGATGCCCACCAGTGCACAAGCCCTGTGGCTCACCGAGAAGGCCACAACTGGGTGAGaagatataccatattttcttgcatacagtacATCCCAGAATAACATATGCACTGTATTTTTGAAAGGCTGAATAGaggatcataaaatcatagagaagcgagggtggaagggacctccggaggttatctagttcagcaagatcatccctattcaaacatCCTataccagaggttcccaaacttttttgcAGAtgcccttccagatttaccagctgcccatgtacccctaccagcaaatgttttatattttaatggcttaaaatccaagtattattagaatgaaaattgaatctgccattacacaatttccccccagagatgtcttgtggtacacgtaccccaggggtacgcgtacctcAGTTTGGAAACCCCTGTCCTATACAAATACACAGATAGAGAAGAGGACTGGGAGGGccctccagaggttatctagcccacccccctgcctgaggctggctcagccctgtccaaaccataatctaaactcccCATAAGACTACCACCGAGTGCTACATAAGACTAGTAAAGAATagaagatctttccttgtaataAGTTAGTGTTTCTTAATCCTTTTAAACCGGAGGCACCCACTTGTcggacttgaggcacctctcggaaaatgccaggtttaagttttcatttcttttttgactacagaaaaataatagagcagttttccTGCTGTAAAGAAAAGGAAGACTCCAAGAAAAGGTATATTTAATAcgctggattcctatttgaactctctgggtttatcctgtgaatcatgtttggcTGTCTGCCTGTGCTAagattgcatggcaccctgcggCACCCTTGGAAGGACCTTACGGTGCCCCGGGAGCGCTGTGGTCCCTGGCTGTAAGTacggagcagcagcagaaagtaGGGAGCGAGGCTGGGTCATTATGATGTTCCCTGTGGATGCTGCAGGCTTTACCTTCAAAgcctgtctgtatgtctgtcttcCTTTCTTAAACAAGGTGTGTACCTTATTCTGAGGCATGCTGTATGTGAGCAAATACGGTCATTTTTGGACTGGTGTGTTGCTAAACTCAGAACAGTTAGAAGCGGTCTTGAAAtgttgagaaccgctggtctaggTCGCGGTTCGTATGACTTTCTCATGCTTAGTAAAAACTTAGGTCGTgttttgtctgggatggtttggatagaggtgaccctgccctgggcagggggttggcctagctGTGacgtctggaggtcccttccagccctgcttctccacGACTTGATGACTATGTGACGTAAGGGCATCCAAAACAGACTAGGAAGTAGCGAAACGCATTTCAGGTAGTCGTGACCTTAATGCAAGATGGAAGTTGGGGGAGTATCTCCTCAAGTATCGGGGGGCAGGATGCCTATAGCTGCCCTAGACTAGGTCAACTCCCCACTGGGGGAAGGCGattagaagaggaagggggatggCTTGTCATGCTCCAGAACGAAAGGAATCTGTATTAAAGCTGTGCTGACACACCGCGCAATGGGAAAGGAGTGCTATAGCTGCACCCCAAGTATGGCAGGGCGGCATGCCTTGCTGAACCGGttaggtgccaccctgctttaGCTTCTGCCACGCTCCGGACCAGCACggctaccacctctgcagctGCGCAGGACCTTATGAGAGGCATCCATCACAGAGAAACTGAACTGAAGGGGTCGGAAACCAATTCTGTTTACAAGGCAGGAACTCAAAGGAGCAGAAAGACCAACTTTCTCCAAGGCCGCAATGCCCTCTCGTGGACAGACCAAAATAGCACAGCTCTTCTGGACCGGCTGCCGCTGGACGTCACGGCTCAGCGACCAAAATCTGTCACGATCCAAGGGGAAGGCAAAATCTTTCGGATCTGATTTTTTGCGGGGGGTGAGACCTTCCTCCACCTTCACATCCCAAAGGCAACCGGTATGTATGCCCCTGTACAAGAAACAGGGTTCAGCGACCCCGGGCTTCCACGCTGCCTCCATGAAACATGGAAAATCAACATCCGGAGCCTGAGTGCTTTGGGCACCAGTCTCGATGCCCACCGGCTTGTGTTAGCAGGGACCGCCTTACTCATTTAAGGCTGTCTGGCTGGGTTTACCTACTCTTATAAAGGCTGGACCACGCCAACCGAAACTAGCTATAACTGGCCCCGTGGCTGCTCTGATGTCTGGGTCACATCCAGGCGCCTGCAATTCTGTCCAGTTCTCTGTTGCCACAGATAGGGCCAGGGCTGTGACATTGCAACCAGCTGCAGATCCAGCACTAATCCCCCCGGGAAGTTACAGGTTGTTATCACACACAGATGGAGCACATGTATGTACCACGATAGCGTTACCCCGCTGTTGTATCAAGGGCCCAGGGGCACGTCTGAGCTCACCGTGCGACTGGTGGCCTTGGTGGTCACTGTGTGACTGGTGGCCCAAATCATCCGTCTTAAAACCAGGAAGGCAAGGAAAGGCAGGGAGCATCCTAAAACCCCCATAACTCCACTCCGCAGGTTTGCGATGAGCCGGTAGTCATGGAAACGTGGGCACAGCTGGAGTAAAATATGcatgcgcgcgcgtgtgtgtgtgtattggggggGGGTCAACACTATTCCCACTTCGTAGCCCTAAACCTCCCCATGCCCAAGGGCACCGAGGGACTCGGTGTCAGAGCCAGGACGAGCTTCCTCTCCCCAAGACGGCAGCGGAATTCATCCAGCAATGTCTTGGTGCTGACGGGAGGGAGAAGCCCTGTCTCTCCCCAGATGCTGCACAAGAGGGGACTGGCCTCGGTCCTGCGCTCTCGATTGCTCGGCTTCTAGGCTGGGACGGGTCCCAGTGCCCAGGGGACAGCGGACCTGGTTATCGCGACTGTGTGTAATTCCTGATGGAGCCGCTACCCttccctggctgggagcccccctgcaccagcaccGTGCACTCGGTGCTTGCCAGCGAGCAGGGGCTTTCCTCCTCCGACTCCCAGCCAAGGAGGCGCAGCTGGTCGGACGGGCCCGGATACGCCGCGGACCGTTTCTCTCTGGGCTCCGAGCCAGGGGAGCTGCCCAGCGGTAACCACAGCAGGAGCTGTTTTCTCGTCGCACGCGGGCAACCGGATCCAGGGATCACTTCCGGTGGTGGTCCCCGTTGGCATGGCAACCCCCGCCCCAGGGATGCTGCAGCCATAGGGTCCATTGGGGTTGGACGAGATGTGACCTCgggagctgcctcccagcctcgcTTCTCTAGACTGGGACTTTGGCCGTTCTCGGGCCGGCTCCTTCCCCGCCTGCTCGCCCTTGGCCCGTGCCGCAGCCGGCGCAGGGGTCCCCGGGCACCCATCGTGCGGTGTCCACGTGGGACCGGCATCGCAGCCCAGGGAAGCCCCGGAGCAGGCAGCAGCCCGGAGGCTGGAGGAGAGGAAACTTCCCTGCGTTTTCCTGCCCAGCGTGAGCCACCGCCGTGCAAGAGGCCCCGCACCTCGGcttccagcacagcccagggagtCCCGCGACAGGCGCAGATGGATCTCCATGCCTTCCCTGCTGTGTGGCGGCTTCAGGCTGTTGCTGGCAGAGAAGCACAACCATTGGCATCGCCCCATGTGCCCCCgctgtcctgctgctcctgccttgctcctaGCAGGCCGCGGTGCTCCGGTGCAGGCCGCTGGGCCCCGAATTGCTAGGCTGGCAGCGTTCATCATGTGCACTGCATATCCCTAGCGGCTTGCTCCCCTTTCTCTGTGCCCTCGCTCCCTGGCAGGGTGGCGAGAGAGTCACACACTGGACACTGTCCGACTCCCAGGCTACAGCAGCGTCCGAGCCCCGTGTCTGCACCCAGAGGCTCCAGGACCTCATGGTGGCTTTTGCTCTCACGTTTTTTCTCGCCCAGGGTTCAGGCCACGCCGGGGGCAGGGGCCAACCCAGCCCAACTGCGCGCTAGGATGAGCACCTTGCACTgaggtgcagccacctctggggaggaGAGCAGTGCAGAGTCCACCCCCGGGATGGGGAGGGAGATCTTGGTTGAAGGGCACCGTGCTCTCACAAAGCACCGGGACCTTCCCCATCCGTGCAGGACTCTTACGGCAACCTCCCACGGTGCACGCTGCATGTGGCAGAGCCCTCTCGCCCTGTCCTTGCAGGGACTCCAGCCACAGCTCCGACACCTGGTGTGACGGCGGCATTTCCCCACGCCCCGATCGCCTTCCCCGGCAGCAAACGCCTCGCCTGGAACCCCCTGGGAGGACAGGACATGCAGGCTCATCTTTCACAGTTTCTTCCTCCTCACTGAGCACCAGGTGTCTGCGCAGGAGCCTTGCTGGCAACGACCCCAAATAAAACACCTCTTCATCAGAGGCTCCCAAAGCCCTTTGGCAAGGGGATGCAGGGCATAGAGTGAACCCTGTGCtgcaggagggaaactgaggcagatgtTCTCGAGGCCCCACAAGGACGCAGTGGCCGAGAGGAAATAAAAAGCAGGCTTCTTGGCCCCCCAGCCTTGTGCCAGGCTCGCTGGCCCCGCCTGTCCACCCCACTCCCAACACCTGCCCCCCCAGGCTGCCAATGCTTCTCTGAGGCTACAGGATGGCCTACAAACCCTGTAACAAGCAACCCTGGAGGCTCTTTGGGTAGGAAGTGCAGGCAGGCGGTGTTGcaggctggggaaactgaggctggtgctgctggagtCCAACTGAGACCAGAGCGATTGCAGAACGAGGTCCCCTTGGCACAGGCTGGGGTTAGGAGCGGGCACGTGGATCTCCTCCTGGCCAAACCCCAGCGGCGCACGTCCcagaccctgctgccacctcctacCTGGGCTAGCGCGGCCCCGTCCTGGCTTCTGCCTGAGGATATGCGCCGTTCCCCGCAGCTGTTGGGAGACGGGGTTGGCAAGGCGGAGGAAATCGGGGGTTTGCACAACAAAACCTCCAGGCACAGGGTGTGCTCACCAGGCACGACCCAGCCAGAGACCAGtcgggccctcaggaggtcacgtccagcccagcccttgctcccggctgggtcagcaccatCAACCAAatctcaggggcatccaaaccccaagcctccgagCTTGGGCCTGCACGCAGGACGCCTGCCAAAGGACTGGGAAGTATCtggagccccaggctgaagagtctggggcGGAGGATACTTGCCGGTAGCGGGGCCACATCAGGCTTTTGAAAGATTCAAAGGATatggacctgatctggctaatttgacctcgtacatgaaaacatttccaaaaaaacccccaacccatCTTAGATGGGGGTTGGTCCAACCTGACTTTGAAAACTTGGGGACAACCCCCTATGCCATGcaaggcaaaccccccccccacaccttctaCTTGCCCCAGGTacagcagggggatgagggctgtCCACGTCCTGGCGCTACCCGGCCAAGGAGGAGTTGGTCAGTACCGGCTCGAGAGACCCCAGGCTAAGGCCATGTCCCCATTGCAGAGCCAGGCACAACTCCCAGCCCAGACCAGTCTGAGCCGGGGGGACAGGACCTGTGCAGGGTCACCTCGAAGGGTTTGTGCAGCAGCACTGAACGCAGTCGCTGTCCCTTCTCTCTCCATCTGGACCCTCAGGGCATCCAGTCCACCCAAGGCTGTCCTGGAGCACACCGCGTGGGGGGTGGCGACGGAGCCAATGCTGCCGTAGGCTACCCTGGGCACTGCCAACCCCAGCCTCACATGTGGCTTTGGACACGTCCAGACCCCGCTGCCAGCACCGGGGGTCAGggagcactgagccctggggcaggcaggtggccGTGCccgagcagagcccagcaggctccCGCTCATCTCTGGCTGCTAGTGCCCAAGCTGGGCTGCGTCCCTGGCCCACATGGGACCGTCCCCAGCAAGACTGGAGCCAGCATCAACACCGGATGGCACCTCCTGCAGCACCGCTTAGGCCTGGCATCACTGCCAGGACAGTGAGTCCAGGAGAGGAATATGGGGGGGTCTGGGGACACATGCTGGGCACCAGGAAGGGGCCgggagccccctgcccaggggaggaTGGGGGACGGCTCTGGACCTCAGCGCCAGGGGGAGCGGAAGGGGAGACAGGACTGCAGCCCAGACGGGTGCGGCGCCGCCCTCGCCAGCATGGAAGCCACACACGCTGGGGTcgggttttgctttttttttttttaaacagaagtttATGGTTATATGCAAATTAGGTCATTAAATGATTTGCATAAAATGTTCGCATGACAGCGACTAAGAGTTCCTAACTGCCCGCCCCCCAGAAGGTAGTAATCCTACTCGCACTAGCACGCTTGCACATACGCCCCTGCTGGCATGCGCATGCGGCTCTGGGAGGCATGCTGggcttgtgcacacacacacatgcacgcacgcacacgctcCACTCTCAACCTTGCTGCACGCACACACCCACTAACGCCCCAGTACCTCGCTTTCACGACTGCCTCGCACCCGCACGCACACCCCACCGTGCTCCATGACAAGTTCGCTCTTGCACACGCCTGCTGGCCCCATGTGCATAGCCTGCCCCTAGGCTCGCCGCAGCTCGTGCTCACGGGCCTCTGTCCTCCACGTGCTCACGCAGCGTCCCAGCCTGGTCCCGAGCACCGCACagctgtgtcctgctgccccgCTGTGTCCTCTGATCTCACACGCCGCTACCACCCACTGGCTCAGACACGCTTCTGCACGCCCCCCCGctcacacgcacacgcacgcatacccagcacaccctgcccatgcaCACGCCACATGCCCACGCTCCTGCGCTCACATCCAGCCTCCGGGAGGTCTGTACATACACCAGGTCCTTGGTTTGGATCGAGTCCCAGCCCGCTCCTAGCTGTTGGTCAGGAAGAGCCGTCTGTGTTTGGAGGACGACCCGCGTGGCCGGCCCCGACGCCGGCCCCTGCCCCGGCCGCCGAAGGGGCTCCGGCCAGCCACGGAGGGCTCCCCCCAGGGGGCATTGCCTgcggtgggcagggggaagccgcCCTCCGGCTTGGGCGGTTCCAGCAGCGGGTCGACAGCCGGGCCGGCCTCGGCGGGGGGGGCCTGGCTCTGGCGCGCGCTGGCCCGCTCCTGCCGCAGGTAGCGCAGCTCGTCGCGGATGTCCGTCAGGACGCCGAGCAGGCGGAACTGGAGCTCGCGGTCGCGGGCCCGCTCCTCGCGCTGCGTGGCACGCTCCTCCTGCCACATGGCGAGCTCCTGGTGGTACAGCTGGTCCCACTGCTCCTCCAGGTCGAGCAGGCGGTGGATGTTAGTCCTCCAGCTCTCCCGGCGGCCGTCCCGCAGgcgggagcagcccagcccccgTGGAGGCGCCGGGGCGGGGGTCGGGTCGCCCTGGGGCGAGGCGGACGAGGGCAGGGACTCCTCGGTGAGGGCGCTGTGCAGAGGGGAGCGGGCCGGGTGCTCCTCCTCCGGCTTCTCCCAGGCGGGCCCCATCAGTACCCTGGGCAAAGCGCCCATCTCGGTGCCCGGCCCGacgccctcctcctcctcgggctGGGAGGAATCGAGCACCCGGCCCAGGGAGGGGATGTCAGAGACGCCCTCGTGGCCCCAGTCCGAGTGACCATCCACGTGGTTGAGCGCGTCCTCCGGCAGGGAGGTCACGGAGCCCTGCGAGTTGCACCGGCGGATGAGCATGGCCTGCCGCGATGCCTTCAGGTCTTCCTCCGCCGCGAGCTGGGGCTCCGGGCCGGGCGGCAGCGCCATGGCCCCGCCATGTGCTCCGTCCATCTCCCGGCCTTCCCGCTCTTCCTCTTCCGACATGGAGGCGTAGGAAACGAGGGACTCGTTGCGCAGGGACGGCGACATGGCTGACATCTCTGGGGTCCGCAGCTCCGGTCCCGACTCGGCTGGAACAGAACAGAGGCTGAGTCCCTGCTTCGAGGCTTTCGGTGCCGCTGGCTGAGCTCCCaacccctctgcctgccccctcccctggctctgggctggaCCCCAAAGAGCATCGTACTGCCCCACTGGACCGGCACCATCTCGACCAGGATCCAGACGCTTCTGGAGCAACACAGCAGTAGGTAGAGGCAGGAGGCCTCCCCGCCATTGGCATCTCCTCCTCAGCCCCACAGCTCCCGAGGCTGGGGTCCCTGGTTTACATCCCTCCCCTTTATCATCCAGAGACAACTCAGGATGTTTGGGTTTAGACGCATGCACTTCcagcctgcccaggctctgggcttCAGCAGCCTCCCACGGCAGCAAGCTCCTCCGGCAGTGGCACGTGGGTCCTTTGATCCGCTGGACAACGGCTGTCTTTTCGTTTCCTCCAACGCCCCCTTGTCGTGAGGTCACCCggggagatggaaggagagtGAGCACCAAACTTCCCCTGGGATCGGAGGGAGAGAGGGCCCAACCAAAATCCTGCCCGGGCGCAGAAGACACGCACGCCGGAAGACGAGTCAGCCAGAGCTCGGCGCTCTGATCGCAGACCCTTGCCCCCACGTAAGCAGCGGGCAGCTTGGAGCCAAGGGGTACGTCTTCTCTCGACCTTGGCCCTAATGCATTCTTGGTGGgatctccctggggcaggggaacagcagGGCCGGTGCCCTCAGGGCCGCACCAATTCCCCAGGTCTAATTCCCCGCCGGGTAGCGGCAATGCCCTCCGCTGCCGCATCTCTAGAGAGCATGCTGCACAGAAAAGCTGATCCATCACCACCCTCTCTGTGCAGGCGCTCCGCTCTCTAGATATGCTGCCCATTGCTCGGAGGTCGCATCCCAGACAGCCCAATTAGCCATCACTTACCTGAGCTGCTCTGCCCTTCGCCGCGGCTGTATTCACAGATCACAGACGGGTCTGGGCTCTGGACCGCGAGCCGGGGCACGGCAGAGCCCTCCATGTCcggcagaga
Encoded here:
- the LOC102570529 gene encoding t-SNARE domain-containing protein 1; protein product: MSCPPAARRPGAALQSSPGQGRAAPGPAPAGAGPAGPCGSRSPLFPPAADPEERGPRLDCGPPASQAMPASGRKRKANFSNDETETLVWNVVRHFSALYGSEALRAHPVRRKQLWTQIQSRVNFLGYTERSIDDLKHKWRDLRLDVKKKITSKKHLPMNRAGGPLHKPRLTPLEKMVASTFLQASHDSEPEIIWDPDLFFPGATKHSIMSLQPGVGHPSIYIDTNGQPSSLPDMEGSAVPRLAVQSPDPSVICEYSRGEGQSSSAESGPELRTPEMSAMSPSLRNESLVSYASMSEEEEREGREMDGAHGGAMALPPGPEPQLAAEEDLKASRQAMLIRRCNSQGSVTSLPEDALNHVDGHSDWGHEGVSDIPSLGRVLDSSQPEEEEGVGPGTEMGALPRVLMGPAWEKPEEEHPARSPLHSALTEESLPSSASPQGDPTPAPAPPRGLGCSRLRDGRRESWRTNIHRLLDLEEQWDQLYHQELAMWQEERATQREERARDRELQFRLLGVLTDIRDELRYLRQERASARQSQAPPAEAGPAVDPLLEPPKPEGGFPLPTAGNAPWGEPSVAGRSPFGGRGRGRRRGRPRGSSSKHRRLFLTNS